From Electrophorus electricus isolate fEleEle1 chromosome 8, fEleEle1.pri, whole genome shotgun sequence, the proteins below share one genomic window:
- the esrrgb gene encoding estrogen-related receptor gamma b encodes MMSINTHCPAFVKTEPSSPASLTDSLMQPSPGGSSDTGSSYSSVAKGNRGSVDSPGSYHALGVDVRASGAPCQPLEALQVKREFGLSAGPKRLCLVCGDVASGFHYGVASCEACKAFFKRTIQGSIQYTCPASRECQITKRRRKSCQACRFTKCLTVGMLREGVRLDRVRGGRQKYKRSLDSDNSSYLSMQLPHKKTYPCRTNVENKVVSHLLEAEPEKVYAMPDPALPDDDIKALTTLCDLADRELVLNIGWAKHLPGFSSLRLADQMRLLQGAWMEVLLLRVVFRSLGAQDRLVFAEDYVMDAAQARLAGLPDLHAGVLQLVRKYRAMGLEMEEFVTLKAIALANADSMHIEDAEAVQKLQDCVHEALQDYERARHPGDPRRAGRLIMTLPLLRQTATMAVRSFCSIRQDGRVPMHKLFLELLEANA; translated from the exons ATGATGTCAATCAACACCCACTGCCCCGCCTTCGTCAAGACTGAGCCCTCAAGCCCCGCCTCTCTGACGGACAGTTTGATGCAGCCCAGTCCGGGGGGGTCATCCGACACGGGGAGTAGCTACAGTTCTGTAGCAAAGGGCAACCGGGGGAGTGTAGACTCACCTGGGTCCTACCATGCCCTGGGGGTAGATGTGAGGGCGAGTGGCGCCCCCTGTCAGCCACTGGAGGCGctgcaggtgaagagagagTTTGGACTGAGCGCAGGGCCCAAGCGCCTGTGTCTGGTGTGCGGAGACGTTGCGTCTGGCTTCCACTATGGAGTGGCATCTTGTGAGGCTTGCAAGGCTTTCTTCAAACGCACTATTCAAG ggagtATTCAGTATACATGTCCAGCGAGTAGAGAGTGTCAGATCACCAAGCGGAGGAGGAAGTCCTGCCAGGCCTGCCGCTTCACCAAGTGCCTCACAGTGGGCATGCTCcgagagg GCGTCCGTTTGGACAGAGTTCGCGGAGGTCGTCAGAAATATAAAAGGAGTTTAGACTCAGATAACAGCTCATACCTGAGTATGCAGTTGCCGCACAAGAAAACGT ACCCCTGCAGGACCAACGTTGAGAACAAGGTGGTCTCTCACCTGTTGGAGGCGGAGCCAGAGAAGGTGTATGCCATGCCTGACCCTGCCCTGCCTGATGATGACATCAAAGCATTGACCACCCTCTGTGATCTTGCTGACCGGGAACTGGTGCTGAACATCGGCTGGGCCAAACACCTTCCAG GCTTCTCCAGCCTGCGCCTGGCCGACCAGATGCGCCTCCTCCAGGGCGCGTGGATGGAGGTCCTGCTCTTGCGGGTGGTGTTCCGCTCGCTGGGCGCCCAGGACCGGCTGGTGTTCGCCGAGGACTACGTGATGGACGCGGCGCAGGCGCGGCTGGCCGGCCTGCCAGACCTCCACGCCGGCGTCCTGCAGCTGGTGCGCAAGTACAGGGCCATGGGTCTGGAAATGGAGGAGTTCGTCACACTCAAGGCCATTGCTCTCGCCAACGCAG acTCCATGCACATAGAGGACGCGGAGGCCGTGCAGAAGCTCCAGGACTGCGTGCACGAGGCCCTGCAAGACTACGAGCGCGCCCGCCACCCCGGCGACCCCCGGCGGGCGGGGAGGCTGATAATGACCCTCCCCCTCCTACGCCAGACCGCCACCATGGCCGTGCGGAGCTTCTGCAGCATCAGGCAGGACGGCCGTGTCCCCATGCACAAGCTCTTCCTGGAACTCCTGGAGGCGAACGCCTAA
- the gpatch2 gene encoding G patch domain-containing protein 2 isoform X2: protein MFRAADIKNFGKAGTSWHFRRTMDELVHDLVSALEESSEQARGGFGDGGGGGDHALAVGCLLKRQARKRRGRKRRSDNPHPPWDSCHLSDGSESSLEEHKDYRSSAAAGGAHARDNNNSDSDEQVGAKRRTPHAGEPGRGKRPLWPEDAGGADGLGTRSLRRRRKVKRMAVDPPLEVAAMQAPPVPKPVGGGVREAGLGEEGKGSDVCKGRVKKRKLGAPRLAPDTTDEGVVVESEEPAPSGKDKMEFEEHKVSDEDMSDSCETSSVSNSSDGGLYTNDEGRQGDDEQSDWFYEGEPGGACGIAGVVPWWERESAELDLNDPVFNSILTGAFPLMSQGAQRGFQARLARQASLQQSQGASSVGGCAERLPRLSQDPHSHDPWFGPGSRHEQCHWDSRADRGHRRSCSLKTANR, encoded by the exons ATGTTCCGCGCGGCTGATATTAAGAACTTCGGTAAAGCGGGAACCAGCTG GCATTTTCGCCGGACGATGGACGAGCTGGTCCATGACCTGGTGTCCGCGTTGGAGGAAAGCTCAGAGCAGGCTCGCGGTGGGTTTGGCGATGGGGGAGGCGGGGGCGACCACGCCCTGGCCGTGGGCTGCCTCCTGAAGCGCCAGGCGCGCAAACGGCGGGGCAGGAAGCGCCGTTCCGACAATCCCCACCCGCCGTGGGACTCCTGCCACCTGAGCGACGGCTCCGAGTCCAGCCTGGAGGAGCACAAGGACTACCGCTCGTCTGCGGCGGCCGGGGGCGCCCACGCCCgagacaacaacaacagcgaCTCGGACGAGCAGGTGGGGGCCAAGCGACGCACGCCCCATGCCGGCGAGCCGGGCCGGGGCAAGCGTCCGCTGTGGCCCGAGGACGCGGGCGGCGCCGACGGCCTCGGCACCAGGAGCCTGCGCCGGCGGCGAAAGGTGAAGCGCATGGCCGTGGATCCGCCGCTGGAGGTCGCCGCGATGCAGGCGCCGCCTGTTCCTAAACCGGTGGGAGGGGGGGTCAGGGAGGCGGGGCTTGGGGAGGAAGGGAAAGGAAGTGATGTGTGCAAGGGCAGGGTGAAGAAGAGGAAGCTGGGCGCCCCCCGCCTGGCGCCGGACACCACGGACGAGGGCGTGGTCGTGGAGAGCGAGGAGCCGGCGCCTTCCGGAAAAGACAAAATGGAATTTGAGGAGCACAAGGTGTCCGATGAAGATATGAGTGACAGCTG tgaaACTAGCAGTGTGAGCAACAGTAGCGATGGAGGTCTGTACACCAACGACGAAGGCAGACAAG GTGACGACGAGCAAAGCGACTGGTTCTACGAGGGGGAACCGGGCGGGGCTTGTGGGATCGCGGGCGTGGTTCCGTGGTGGGAGAGGGAGTCTGCCGAGTTGGACCTTAACGACCCGGTGTTCAACAGCATCCTCACTGGGGCGTTCCCGTTGATGTCCCAGGGAGCACAACGAg gATTCCAGGCCAGGTTGGCTCGACAGGCTTCTCTGCAGCAGTCccag ggTGCTTCTTCAGTAGGTGGATGTGCGGAGAGACTACCCCGACTGTCTCAAGATCCGCATTCCCATGA CCCGTGGTTCGGCCCTGGGTCCAGACATGAGCAG TGTCACTGGGACTCCAGAGCCGATCGGGGCCACAGGAGAAGCTGCTCTCTAAAGACTGCTAACAG GTGA
- the gpatch2 gene encoding G patch domain-containing protein 2 isoform X1 — MFRAADIKNFGKAGTSWHFRRTMDELVHDLVSALEESSEQARGGFGDGGGGGDHALAVGCLLKRQARKRRGRKRRSDNPHPPWDSCHLSDGSESSLEEHKDYRSSAAAGGAHARDNNNSDSDEQVGAKRRTPHAGEPGRGKRPLWPEDAGGADGLGTRSLRRRRKVKRMAVDPPLEVAAMQAPPVPKPVGGGVREAGLGEEGKGSDVCKGRVKKRKLGAPRLAPDTTDEGVVVESEEPAPSGKDKMEFEEHKVSDEDMSDSCETSSVSNSSDGGLYTNDEGRQGDDEQSDWFYEGEPGGACGIAGVVPWWERESAELDLNDPVFNSILTGAFPLMSQGAQRGFQARLARQASLQQSQGASSVGGCAERLPRLSQDPHSHDPWFGPGSRHEQCHWDSRADRGHRRSCSLKTANRQTSGHLGSLCTGDVKRRRKAAPMGNSCTGVVGEGAPPIPESNMGSRMLQNMGWSPGMGLGPEGRGITEPLRATQRPKGAGLGFN; from the exons ATGTTCCGCGCGGCTGATATTAAGAACTTCGGTAAAGCGGGAACCAGCTG GCATTTTCGCCGGACGATGGACGAGCTGGTCCATGACCTGGTGTCCGCGTTGGAGGAAAGCTCAGAGCAGGCTCGCGGTGGGTTTGGCGATGGGGGAGGCGGGGGCGACCACGCCCTGGCCGTGGGCTGCCTCCTGAAGCGCCAGGCGCGCAAACGGCGGGGCAGGAAGCGCCGTTCCGACAATCCCCACCCGCCGTGGGACTCCTGCCACCTGAGCGACGGCTCCGAGTCCAGCCTGGAGGAGCACAAGGACTACCGCTCGTCTGCGGCGGCCGGGGGCGCCCACGCCCgagacaacaacaacagcgaCTCGGACGAGCAGGTGGGGGCCAAGCGACGCACGCCCCATGCCGGCGAGCCGGGCCGGGGCAAGCGTCCGCTGTGGCCCGAGGACGCGGGCGGCGCCGACGGCCTCGGCACCAGGAGCCTGCGCCGGCGGCGAAAGGTGAAGCGCATGGCCGTGGATCCGCCGCTGGAGGTCGCCGCGATGCAGGCGCCGCCTGTTCCTAAACCGGTGGGAGGGGGGGTCAGGGAGGCGGGGCTTGGGGAGGAAGGGAAAGGAAGTGATGTGTGCAAGGGCAGGGTGAAGAAGAGGAAGCTGGGCGCCCCCCGCCTGGCGCCGGACACCACGGACGAGGGCGTGGTCGTGGAGAGCGAGGAGCCGGCGCCTTCCGGAAAAGACAAAATGGAATTTGAGGAGCACAAGGTGTCCGATGAAGATATGAGTGACAGCTG tgaaACTAGCAGTGTGAGCAACAGTAGCGATGGAGGTCTGTACACCAACGACGAAGGCAGACAAG GTGACGACGAGCAAAGCGACTGGTTCTACGAGGGGGAACCGGGCGGGGCTTGTGGGATCGCGGGCGTGGTTCCGTGGTGGGAGAGGGAGTCTGCCGAGTTGGACCTTAACGACCCGGTGTTCAACAGCATCCTCACTGGGGCGTTCCCGTTGATGTCCCAGGGAGCACAACGAg gATTCCAGGCCAGGTTGGCTCGACAGGCTTCTCTGCAGCAGTCccag ggTGCTTCTTCAGTAGGTGGATGTGCGGAGAGACTACCCCGACTGTCTCAAGATCCGCATTCCCATGA CCCGTGGTTCGGCCCTGGGTCCAGACATGAGCAG TGTCACTGGGACTCCAGAGCCGATCGGGGCCACAGGAGAAGCTGCTCTCTAAAGACTGCTAACAG gcaGACGAGTGGTCACCTTGGCTCGTTGTGTACAGGTGATGTCAAGAGAAGGCGTAAGGCTGCACCTATGGGTAATTCTTGCACag gagtgGTAGGAGAAGGTGCCCCTCCCATCCCGGAGTCCAACATGGGGAGCCGGATGCTGCAGAACATGGGCTGGTCCCCGGGAATGGGTCTGGGCCCCGAGGGCCGTGGCATCACCGAACCGCTCCGCGCCACCCAGAGGCCCAAGGGTGCGGGCTTGGGCTTTAACTGA